One part of the Flavobacterium johnsoniae UW101 genome encodes these proteins:
- the kbl gene encoding glycine C-acetyltransferase, whose product MYGKIKEHLQSELQTIEENGIFKKERIITSPQGAEITISTGETVLNFCANNYLGLSSHPEVVQAAKDAMDTHGFGMSSVRFICGTQDIHKTLEKKIADFYGTEDTILYAAAFDANGGVFEPLLGENDAIISDSLNHASIIDGVRLCKAARYRYENNNMEDLEQQLIKANEAGARFKLIVTDGVFSMDGLVAPLDKICDLADKYDAMVMVDECHAAGFIGATGKGTLEAKGVMGRVDIITGTLGKALGGAMGGYTTAKKEIIEILRQRSRPYLFSNSLAPSIVGASIKVFELLEKDTTLRDKLEWNTNYFKEGMKEAGFDIIDGDSAIVPVMLYDAKLSQTMADELLKLGIYVIGFFFPVVPKDKARIRVQLSAAHTKEHLDKAIEAFKLTGKMLKVI is encoded by the coding sequence ATGTACGGTAAAATTAAAGAACATCTGCAAAGTGAGCTGCAGACAATCGAAGAAAATGGTATTTTCAAAAAGGAGAGAATTATAACATCGCCCCAAGGTGCTGAAATTACGATTTCGACCGGAGAAACAGTTTTAAATTTTTGTGCCAATAATTATTTAGGGCTTTCGTCGCATCCAGAAGTGGTTCAGGCAGCAAAAGATGCAATGGATACTCATGGTTTCGGAATGTCGTCTGTTCGATTTATTTGCGGGACTCAGGATATTCATAAAACATTAGAAAAAAAAATAGCTGACTTTTATGGTACAGAAGATACCATATTGTATGCTGCTGCATTTGATGCAAACGGTGGTGTCTTTGAGCCTTTATTAGGAGAAAACGATGCGATTATTTCAGATAGTTTAAATCATGCTTCTATTATAGATGGTGTTCGTTTGTGTAAAGCGGCTCGTTATCGTTATGAAAATAACAATATGGAAGATCTGGAACAGCAGTTAATCAAAGCAAATGAAGCAGGAGCCCGTTTTAAATTAATTGTAACTGATGGTGTTTTTTCTATGGACGGTTTAGTTGCGCCTTTAGATAAAATCTGTGATCTTGCTGATAAGTACGATGCAATGGTTATGGTTGATGAATGTCATGCTGCAGGATTTATAGGAGCAACAGGAAAAGGTACACTTGAAGCAAAAGGTGTAATGGGACGTGTTGATATCATTACTGGAACTCTAGGTAAGGCACTTGGAGGGGCAATGGGAGGTTATACAACAGCTAAAAAAGAAATAATTGAAATTCTGCGTCAGCGATCAAGACCTTATTTGTTCTCAAACTCACTTGCGCCTTCAATTGTTGGAGCTTCAATAAAAGTATTTGAATTATTAGAAAAAGACACAACCCTTAGAGATAAGCTGGAGTGGAATACTAATTATTTTAAAGAAGGAATGAAAGAAGCCGGTTTTGATATAATTGATGGAGATTCTGCAATCGTACCAGTGATGCTTTACGATGCAAAATTATCTCAGACAATGGCAGACGAACTTTTAAAGCTGGGCATTTATGTAATAGGATTCTTCTTTCCTGTAGTTCCAAAAGATAAGGCGAGAATAAGAGTGCAGCTTTCGGCAGCGCATACCAAAGAACACTTAGACAAGGCAATAGAAGCTTTTAAATTAACAGGTAAAATGTTAAAAGTTATATAA
- a CDS encoding lipoprotein signal peptidase: MSLRKAYFLIFLVLIVDQLSKIYVKTNFVLGDEVVIFDWFRIHFIENEGMAWGTRIPGEYGKLILTVFRIFAVCGIGYWLADSVKKRHSTYLIVSIALIFAGAAGNIIDSVFYGVIFDDSTHNLATIFSPHPYGTWFHGLVVDMFYFPIWEGDLPAWLPIFGGKHFMFFNAIFNVADMAISTGVGILLVFNKRAFPKHA; this comes from the coding sequence ATGTCATTACGAAAAGCGTATTTCCTTATATTTTTAGTTTTAATTGTTGATCAGCTTTCTAAAATCTATGTAAAAACAAACTTTGTTTTAGGTGATGAAGTGGTGATTTTTGATTGGTTCAGAATTCATTTTATCGAAAATGAAGGAATGGCCTGGGGGACAAGAATACCTGGAGAATATGGTAAACTAATTTTGACTGTCTTTAGAATCTTTGCAGTATGCGGAATTGGATATTGGTTAGCCGATTCTGTTAAGAAACGTCATTCAACTTATTTGATAGTTTCTATTGCTTTAATTTTTGCCGGTGCAGCCGGTAATATCATTGATTCTGTTTTTTACGGAGTAATTTTTGATGACAGCACACATAATTTAGCTACAATCTTTTCGCCGCATCCGTACGGAACATGGTTTCATGGTTTGGTGGTAGATATGTTTTATTTTCCAATCTGGGAAGGTGATCTTCCAGCATGGCTTCCAATTTTTGGAGGAAAGCATTTTATGTTCTTTAATGCTATTTTTAATGTGGCCGATATGGCGATTTCAACAGGAGTTGGAATATTGCTGGTTTTCAATAAAAGAGCATTTCCAAAACACGCATAA
- a CDS encoding TraR/DksA family transcriptional regulator, whose amino-acid sequence MIDEITRYSDADLAEFKEIIQAKIKKAQEDLDLIKSAYMNDLNNGTDDTSPTFKAFEEGSETMSKEANSQLAIRQEKFIRDLKNALFRVENKTYGICKVTGKLISKERLKIVPHATMSIEAKNLQR is encoded by the coding sequence ATGATAGATGAAATTACAAGATACTCTGACGCAGATTTAGCGGAGTTCAAAGAAATAATCCAGGCAAAAATAAAAAAAGCGCAAGAAGATCTTGATTTGATCAAGAGTGCTTATATGAATGATTTAAATAACGGAACAGACGATACATCTCCAACTTTTAAAGCCTTTGAAGAAGGAAGTGAAACAATGTCCAAAGAAGCAAACTCTCAGTTAGCTATTAGACAAGAAAAGTTTATCCGTGATTTAAAAAACGCGCTTTTCCGTGTAGAAAATAAAACTTACGGTATTTGCAAAGTAACAGGTAAATTAATCAGCAAAGAAAGGCTTAAAATCGTTCCTCATGCAACAATGAGCATCGAAGCTAAAAATTTGCAGAGATAA
- a CDS encoding PD-(D/E)XK nuclease family protein, with protein MINTSFLEKIAGVVIQNYSDKLSETTIVLPNKRAKVFLIEALKKETSKTILSPEIISIEDFVQDVASIRSIDSIELLFEFYEVYLSVTDKQHQQSFELFANWAKTLLQDFNEIDRYLLDPYHVLSYLKDIEDIKKWGIEVENKTKLLENYIDFWKLLPMYYDSLYNHLLNKSIGYQGLIYREAVNNLNHFSNTISNRNFIFAGFNALNAAEEKIVQHLLALDQAKIYWDVDQTFLNDPYHDAGLFVRRFKESWKHYKSHPFEWIVDDFSQTKNIEVIGTPKTIGQAKIAGSIIEDLINKNPAASLDKVAVVLGEENLLIPVLYSLPSSVGALNITMGYSGKNNPSQILVAKFFKMHTNALSRAGNYVFYYKDVLDVLTHSLVEPYANVNHLVRIIKENNYTFITLNKILDLNPNPSKLFSLLFQKWENGSVAVLENISAVLLLIKQSFSNDNEEEKIAKTFVYAVFKVINKLINYYSQHKHIDNIDTLHAIYKQIIDVAEVSFEGEPLRGLQIMGVLESRVLDFDTVIVTSMNEGKFPAGKSQNSFIPYDVKKELGLPTFKEKDAIYTYHFYHLLQRAKNIYLIYNTENDGLDAGERSRFITQLEVEKKSRHNLTFDIYNPVLPTTAYLPMVIPKSDAVMERLKEIALSGFSPSALTSYIRNPTEFYFQKILRIREVEEVEENIALNTLGTIIHETLKALYDPFVEKFISESDILNCFKLLDDEVLKQFKLVYKEGEIKKGRNLLAFEVAKRNVSNFLKIELESIKNGDTIKIIALEKTFERELVHSELPFPVLIKGNVDRIELRNGKIRIVDYKTGKVEKTNIVLKSWNGLTQELKNDKIIQVLAYAFMYEQLAGETPIEVGIISFKNLKSGFLSFGFKEDKDLEVTVSKAILNSYVEEIVLLLKEIFDLSIPFEEKI; from the coding sequence ATGATAAATACGTCTTTTTTAGAGAAAATTGCTGGTGTTGTAATACAAAATTATTCAGATAAACTTTCTGAAACCACAATTGTACTGCCTAATAAAAGAGCTAAAGTTTTTCTTATTGAAGCTCTTAAAAAAGAAACATCAAAAACTATTCTCTCTCCGGAAATTATCAGCATTGAAGATTTTGTACAAGATGTAGCGTCAATTAGATCAATTGATTCTATTGAGCTGTTGTTTGAGTTTTATGAGGTTTATTTGTCAGTTACAGATAAACAGCATCAGCAGTCATTTGAGCTGTTTGCTAATTGGGCAAAAACACTTTTACAGGATTTTAATGAGATTGATCGTTATCTTTTAGATCCATACCATGTCTTGTCTTATTTGAAAGATATTGAGGATATTAAAAAATGGGGAATTGAAGTAGAAAACAAAACAAAACTTTTAGAAAATTATATTGATTTCTGGAAGCTTCTTCCTATGTATTACGATTCCTTATATAACCATTTATTAAATAAATCTATTGGTTACCAAGGGTTGATTTATAGAGAAGCGGTAAATAACCTGAATCATTTTTCGAATACCATTTCAAACCGTAATTTTATATTTGCCGGATTCAATGCCTTAAACGCTGCAGAAGAAAAAATAGTACAACATCTTTTAGCATTAGATCAAGCCAAAATTTATTGGGATGTAGATCAGACTTTTTTAAATGATCCATATCACGATGCAGGACTTTTTGTGCGTCGTTTTAAAGAAAGCTGGAAACACTATAAATCACATCCTTTCGAGTGGATTGTAGATGATTTTTCACAAACTAAAAATATAGAAGTAATTGGAACCCCAAAAACTATTGGACAGGCTAAAATTGCTGGAAGTATTATTGAGGATTTAATTAATAAGAACCCTGCGGCTTCTTTAGATAAAGTTGCGGTAGTTTTAGGAGAAGAAAATTTACTAATTCCGGTTTTGTATTCGCTCCCATCTTCTGTTGGAGCTTTGAATATTACGATGGGATATTCAGGAAAAAATAATCCATCGCAGATACTTGTGGCAAAATTTTTCAAAATGCATACAAACGCGCTTTCCCGCGCGGGAAATTATGTTTTTTATTATAAAGATGTGCTCGATGTTTTGACACATTCTTTAGTAGAACCCTATGCAAATGTGAATCATTTAGTCAGGATTATAAAAGAAAACAATTATACTTTTATTACCCTTAATAAAATTTTGGATCTGAATCCAAATCCTTCCAAGTTATTTTCTTTATTATTTCAGAAATGGGAAAATGGATCTGTTGCAGTTTTAGAAAATATTTCGGCAGTTTTGCTGCTTATAAAGCAAAGCTTTAGCAACGATAATGAAGAAGAAAAAATAGCAAAAACGTTTGTTTATGCTGTTTTTAAAGTAATAAATAAGCTTATTAATTATTATTCGCAGCACAAGCATATTGATAATATCGATACGCTTCATGCTATTTATAAACAGATAATAGATGTTGCAGAAGTTTCTTTTGAAGGAGAACCTTTGCGCGGGCTTCAAATTATGGGAGTTCTTGAAAGCCGTGTACTAGATTTTGATACCGTAATTGTAACTTCAATGAATGAAGGAAAATTTCCGGCAGGAAAATCCCAGAATTCATTTATTCCTTATGATGTAAAAAAAGAATTAGGTCTGCCGACTTTTAAAGAAAAAGATGCTATTTATACCTATCACTTTTATCATTTACTGCAGCGTGCAAAAAACATCTATTTAATTTATAATACCGAAAACGACGGATTAGATGCCGGTGAAAGAAGTCGTTTTATCACGCAGCTTGAAGTTGAAAAAAAATCAAGGCATAATCTAACTTTTGATATTTATAATCCTGTATTGCCAACTACTGCTTATCTGCCAATGGTGATTCCAAAATCCGATGCAGTTATGGAGCGATTAAAGGAAATTGCTTTGTCAGGATTTTCTCCTTCGGCATTAACAAGTTATATTCGTAATCCTACTGAATTCTATTTTCAAAAAATCCTGCGTATTCGTGAAGTCGAAGAAGTAGAAGAAAATATTGCCTTAAATACACTCGGAACCATTATTCACGAAACATTAAAAGCTTTATATGATCCTTTTGTTGAGAAATTTATTTCTGAGTCTGATATTTTAAATTGTTTTAAATTGTTGGATGACGAAGTTCTGAAGCAATTTAAACTTGTGTATAAAGAAGGTGAAATTAAAAAAGGGAGAAACCTTTTGGCGTTTGAAGTCGCAAAACGAAATGTTTCTAATTTTTTGAAAATTGAATTGGAGTCAATCAAAAATGGAGATACAATTAAAATTATTGCTTTAGAGAAAACTTTCGAACGAGAATTAGTCCATTCAGAACTGCCATTTCCGGTTTTAATTAAAGGAAATGTAGACAGAATTGAACTTCGTAACGGAAAAATAAGAATCGTTGATTATAAGACAGGAAAAGTTGAAAAAACAAATATTGTACTTAAATCGTGGAATGGTTTAA
- a CDS encoding OmpA family protein codes for MKHLNKLLVAVLMAMGLSSHAQDSNNPWAISFGVNAVDTRTSSGSGSGFFDQHFSQPFSVKDNWNILPSLSYIGVSRYVGSGFSVGLQGSVNKIDKYVTFAPSAPGHDSRGNVVTNPGDLMYYGIDATIKYSFQELIKSKVVDPSLSVGGGYTFFGDSSYGTVNPGAGVTFWFTDAIGLELATRYKWSVSGDREDAAGVPDAPSHFQHTAGLVFKFGGKDTDGDGIYDKDDACPDVAGLKQFNGCPDTDGDGIVDASDACPNEFGLAALNGCPDRDGDGVADKDDACPDVAGLAALKGCPDTDGDGIADKDDKCPTVAGPKENGGCPFLDADKDGVLDKDDDCPTVPGPASNRGCPEVSSQALEDLKVQARAIYFNSGKATFKTGDKETPARLDAIKEILKNYPNAKFSIEGHTDNTGSAKINDKLSQDRANAVLNALVERGVNPENLEAKGFGSSQPVASNKTAAGKAQNRRTEIKHIGSKYQGKL; via the coding sequence ATGAAACATCTTAACAAACTTTTAGTTGCTGTATTGATGGCGATGGGTTTAAGCTCACACGCGCAAGACAGTAACAATCCATGGGCTATCTCTTTCGGAGTTAATGCTGTGGATACTAGGACTAGTTCGGGTTCAGGAAGTGGATTTTTTGATCAGCACTTCTCTCAGCCATTCTCAGTAAAAGACAACTGGAATATTCTTCCTTCTTTATCTTACATTGGTGTGTCTAGATATGTAGGTAGTGGTTTCTCAGTTGGTTTACAAGGATCTGTAAACAAAATTGATAAATATGTAACTTTCGCTCCAAGTGCTCCAGGGCATGACTCAAGAGGAAACGTTGTAACTAATCCTGGCGACTTGATGTACTACGGAATTGATGCTACAATCAAATACAGCTTCCAAGAATTAATCAAATCTAAAGTGGTTGATCCTTCGTTATCTGTAGGTGGAGGTTATACTTTCTTCGGAGATAGCAGCTACGGAACTGTTAACCCAGGTGCTGGTGTTACTTTCTGGTTTACTGATGCTATTGGTCTTGAATTAGCTACAAGATACAAGTGGTCTGTTAGTGGTGATAGAGAAGATGCAGCTGGTGTTCCAGATGCTCCATCTCACTTCCAACACACTGCAGGTTTAGTTTTCAAATTCGGAGGTAAAGATACTGACGGAGATGGAATCTATGACAAAGATGATGCTTGTCCAGATGTTGCTGGTTTAAAACAATTCAACGGATGTCCTGATACTGACGGTGACGGAATCGTTGATGCTTCTGATGCTTGTCCAAATGAATTTGGTTTAGCTGCATTAAACGGTTGTCCTGATAGAGACGGAGACGGTGTTGCTGATAAAGATGACGCTTGTCCAGATGTTGCTGGTTTAGCTGCTTTAAAAGGTTGTCCTGACACTGACGGTGACGGTATCGCTGATAAAGATGATAAATGTCCTACAGTTGCTGGTCCTAAAGAAAATGGTGGTTGTCCTTTCTTAGACGCTGATAAAGATGGAGTTTTAGATAAAGATGACGATTGTCCTACAGTTCCTGGTCCAGCTAGTAACAGAGGATGTCCAGAAGTATCTTCTCAAGCTTTAGAAGATCTTAAAGTTCAAGCTAGAGCTATCTACTTTAACTCTGGTAAAGCTACTTTCAAAACTGGTGACAAAGAAACTCCAGCTAGATTAGACGCTATTAAAGAAATCCTTAAAAACTATCCAAACGCGAAATTCTCTATTGAAGGACACACGGATAACACAGGTTCTGCTAAAATCAACGATAAATTATCTCAAGACAGAGCTAACGCTGTATTAAACGCTTTAGTTGAAAGAGGTGTTAATCCAGAAAATTTAGAAGCTAAAGGATTTGGATCTTCTCAACCAGTTGCAAGTAACAAAACTGCTGCAGGTAAAGCACAAAACAGAAGAACTGAAATCAAACATATTGGTTCTAAATACCAAGGTAAACTATAA
- a CDS encoding UvrD-helicase domain-containing protein codes for MQSPSFSIYDASAGSGKTYTLVKEYLKIILSSPKNDAYRNILAITFTNKAVHEMKSRIVGSLSEFAKEEPSAKAVDLMEDLSRDTGLSIIQLKVKSQSIIKHLIHNYAAFDISTIDKFTHKVIRAFAHDLNLPMTFEVTLDTENLLVEAVDAIIAQAGQDETLTKLLIDFTMEKTDDDKSWDISREILETGRLVLNENNRNEILHFNDKTIEEFVEIKKKMLALCKELESENEQFAIEALSLIEKNGIDLKSFSRGTFPNHLESIRDGKFNPRNKTFHEFDDIAINKTAKDKSLIENIIPDLLQILSKIYKNFEKRDFYKAFLKNITPLSLLNTVSNELAKIQSEQNVLSISEFNAIIHREIQNQPAPFIYERLGERYRHFFIDEFQDTSEMQWQNLIPLIDNSLSGLDDLGNKGTLMIVGDPKQSIYRWRGGKAEQFIELSKDVNPFNNPDKAIKHLNTNYRSYSEVIEFNNAFFKLISSEFSNEDYKDLYENHSFQNTNSKKGGYVNISFLPIIEKSDFADEEEVIEKSDLYVLATLNTIQKVIREGFEYKDIVILTRKRDQGIAIANYLTEQNIPLLSSETLMIKNATEVRLIINLLRYLNNNADLESKANFLHFLAENKEIELPVHDFIAQGMAQKFEEDFEKWLLTFDVSLSFENVRKKSLYEAVEIIISKFVLPSEGNAYVQFFLDIVLERDIRNQAGVADFLSFWDKNSEKFSIPSPEGNNAVRIMTIHKSKGLEFPVVIMPFAEEDYNRKPKDKLWLDTEETDLGVPKALIDNSSAVEGFGESASIVFNLKKQEELLDNINVLYVALTRAEEQLYVISQSLKERKDGEMPNNMASYFIKYLMHKGIYDSEKLEYEFGNKIRLSKSEKTVDLVKTIPIVKEVLNPKNIKIAQREALMWGTHQQEAISYGNIVHEILAFVKDKSDVDLAVVKALENGLITIDQSEMVLKTLKEIVNHPELSICFDGNHKVLNEQTIVQKAGKILKPDRVVLTNNKEAYLLDYKTGAFNSKYQKQIQEYQDAIEDLGYKVLKRALIYIGSEIEVVNL; via the coding sequence ATGCAAAGTCCGTCTTTTTCCATTTATGATGCTTCTGCAGGATCAGGAAAGACCTATACTTTGGTTAAAGAATATCTGAAAATTATTCTTTCTTCTCCAAAAAACGATGCTTATCGTAATATTCTGGCCATAACTTTTACCAACAAAGCAGTTCATGAAATGAAAAGCCGTATTGTTGGGAGTTTATCTGAATTTGCCAAAGAAGAGCCTTCTGCGAAAGCGGTTGATTTAATGGAAGATTTATCTCGGGATACCGGGCTTTCAATTATTCAGTTAAAAGTAAAATCTCAAAGTATCATTAAGCATTTAATTCACAATTATGCTGCTTTTGATATTTCTACTATCGATAAATTTACTCACAAAGTCATTCGGGCTTTTGCGCATGATCTGAATCTGCCAATGACTTTTGAGGTTACTTTGGATACTGAAAATTTATTGGTTGAAGCTGTTGATGCTATTATTGCTCAAGCTGGTCAGGACGAAACGCTGACTAAATTGCTGATCGATTTTACGATGGAAAAAACCGATGATGATAAAAGCTGGGACATTTCGAGAGAAATTCTCGAAACCGGACGTTTGGTTTTGAATGAAAATAATCGAAATGAAATTCTTCATTTTAATGATAAGACAATCGAGGAGTTTGTCGAAATTAAAAAGAAAATGCTGGCCTTGTGCAAAGAACTCGAATCTGAAAACGAACAATTTGCAATTGAAGCACTTTCTTTAATCGAGAAAAACGGAATCGATCTAAAATCTTTTTCAAGAGGGACCTTCCCAAATCATCTTGAAAGTATTCGTGACGGGAAATTTAATCCACGCAATAAAACCTTTCATGAATTTGATGATATTGCAATTAATAAAACGGCTAAGGATAAATCTTTAATCGAAAATATAATTCCGGATTTACTTCAAATACTGAGTAAAATCTATAAAAATTTTGAAAAAAGAGATTTTTATAAAGCCTTCCTAAAAAATATAACACCGCTTTCATTACTGAATACAGTCAGCAATGAATTGGCGAAGATTCAATCAGAACAAAATGTTTTGTCTATTTCAGAATTCAATGCGATTATTCACCGCGAAATTCAGAATCAGCCTGCGCCTTTTATTTATGAGCGTTTAGGTGAAAGATACCGTCATTTTTTTATTGATGAATTTCAGGATACTTCCGAAATGCAATGGCAGAATCTAATTCCGCTTATTGATAACTCGCTTTCAGGTCTGGATGATTTAGGGAATAAAGGAACCTTAATGATTGTTGGAGATCCAAAACAATCTATTTATCGCTGGAGAGGCGGGAAAGCGGAGCAGTTTATTGAGCTGAGCAAAGATGTAAACCCGTTCAATAATCCTGATAAGGCAATTAAACATTTAAATACAAATTATAGAAGTTACAGCGAGGTAATTGAATTTAACAATGCTTTCTTTAAATTAATTTCTTCCGAGTTTTCAAATGAAGATTATAAAGATTTGTATGAAAATCACAGCTTTCAAAATACAAATTCAAAAAAAGGCGGTTATGTAAATATTTCGTTTCTTCCGATAATCGAAAAATCAGATTTTGCAGATGAAGAAGAAGTAATTGAAAAATCAGATTTATATGTTTTAGCGACCTTAAATACAATTCAAAAAGTAATTCGAGAAGGTTTTGAATATAAAGATATTGTAATTTTAACCCGCAAAAGAGATCAGGGAATTGCAATTGCAAATTATTTAACAGAACAGAATATTCCGCTTTTATCTTCGGAAACATTAATGATTAAAAATGCAACTGAAGTTCGTTTGATTATAAATCTTCTGAGATATTTAAATAACAATGCAGATTTAGAATCGAAAGCCAATTTTCTTCATTTTTTAGCTGAAAATAAAGAAATTGAATTGCCTGTTCATGATTTTATTGCACAGGGAATGGCTCAAAAATTTGAAGAAGATTTTGAAAAATGGCTTTTAACTTTTGATGTTTCTCTTTCTTTTGAAAATGTTCGAAAAAAATCACTTTACGAAGCCGTCGAAATAATCATTTCTAAGTTTGTTCTGCCATCAGAAGGAAATGCTTATGTTCAGTTTTTCTTGGATATCGTTCTGGAAAGAGATATTCGAAATCAAGCTGGTGTGGCAGATTTTTTAAGTTTTTGGGATAAGAATTCTGAGAAATTCAGTATTCCTTCTCCAGAAGGAAATAATGCGGTTCGAATTATGACAATTCACAAGTCCAAAGGTTTGGAGTTTCCTGTTGTTATTATGCCTTTTGCAGAAGAGGATTATAATCGAAAACCAAAAGATAAATTATGGCTCGATACCGAAGAAACAGATTTGGGAGTTCCAAAAGCTTTGATTGATAACAGCAGTGCTGTTGAAGGATTTGGAGAAAGTGCTTCGATAGTTTTTAATTTGAAAAAACAAGAAGAGCTGTTGGATAATATTAATGTTTTGTATGTTGCATTAACACGTGCCGAAGAACAATTATATGTTATTTCGCAATCTTTAAAAGAAAGAAAAGACGGTGAGATGCCCAATAATATGGCATCTTATTTTATTAAATATTTGATGCATAAAGGAATTTATGATTCTGAGAAGTTAGAATACGAATTTGGAAACAAAATAAGACTTTCAAAATCTGAAAAAACAGTTGATTTAGTAAAAACGATTCCAATTGTAAAAGAAGTTTTAAATCCCAAAAATATAAAAATTGCACAGCGAGAAGCGTTAATGTGGGGAACACATCAGCAAGAAGCGATTTCGTATGGAAATATTGTGCATGAAATCCTGGCTTTCGTTAAAGATAAATCAGATGTTGATCTTGCGGTAGTAAAAGCATTAGAAAATGGTTTGATAACAATAGATCAATCTGAAATGGTTTTAAAAACGCTCAAAGAAATTGTAAATCATCCTGAATTAAGTATTTGTTTTGATGGGAATCATAAAGTTTTAAATGAGCAGACTATTGTGCAAAAAGCTGGTAAAATTCTAAAACCAGACAGGGTAGTGCTGACAAACAATAAAGAGGCTTATCTCTTGGATTATAAAACTGGAGCATTTAATTCAAAATATCAAAAGCAAATTCAAGAATATCAGGATGCAATTGAAGATTTAGGATACAAAGTGTTAAAAAGAGCTTTGATATATATAGGGTCGGAAATTGAAGTGGTAAATTTGTGA
- a CDS encoding roadblock/LC7 domain-containing protein — MNEITTILNNFLVDTKASAALILNGKGKLITSLNLDYSDSIAAMSAAILSMSEKFLIDLEKGALKQLYLKSSDGVVVGNKISGSNFVIVFSKEGSNLGLLMHSTDELSAELSKNSLLK; from the coding sequence ATGAATGAAATAACTACTATTCTAAACAATTTTTTGGTCGACACTAAAGCAAGCGCAGCTTTAATTTTAAACGGAAAAGGAAAACTAATCACTTCCTTAAATCTGGACTACAGCGACAGCATTGCAGCTATGAGCGCAGCAATTTTATCTATGAGCGAAAAATTTTTAATTGATCTGGAAAAAGGCGCTTTAAAACAACTTTACTTAAAAAGTTCCGATGGGGTTGTCGTCGGAAATAAAATAAGCGGTTCAAACTTCGTAATTGTTTTTTCAAAAGAAGGAAGCAACCTTGGCTTATTAATGCACTCTACCGATGAATTATCTGCAGAGCTAAGCAAAAATTCTTTATTAAAATAA